Proteins encoded together in one Bombiscardovia nodaiensis window:
- a CDS encoding ABC transporter ATP-binding protein has protein sequence MSTYQNVPTGTEPATIAVAPNAAAAVSIRGLYKRFDAKVAVNGLSLDIPVGSFYGLVGPNGAGKTTTLNMATGLLVPDAGSVMILGHDVWSDVNLAKRTIGVMPQANQIFDRLTGLQLLVYSGMLRGMKRAEAMGRAKDLLSAFDLMDAADRMVSDYSAGMNKKICLASAMIHSPRLLVLDEPFESVDPVSSANLKDILAEYVSTGGTVIVSSHVMALVEKMCTHVAVINAGQVRADGTIAQVANGEDLEDRFLDLVGGRHAAAQISWLNGGGQEQEQAPESQMPAASSTPSAQAYPQPTAPDFPVSGQSPESGAR, from the coding sequence ATGAGTACTTATCAGAATGTGCCCACCGGCACTGAGCCGGCAACAATCGCCGTTGCTCCAAATGCTGCTGCGGCTGTCTCTATTCGTGGTCTCTACAAGCGTTTTGACGCTAAAGTGGCTGTCAATGGTCTCTCGCTCGACATTCCGGTCGGTTCCTTCTATGGTCTGGTCGGTCCCAACGGAGCGGGCAAGACTACGACTTTAAATATGGCGACTGGCCTGTTGGTGCCCGATGCCGGCAGTGTGATGATTCTGGGCCACGACGTGTGGTCTGATGTCAACCTGGCCAAGCGGACTATCGGTGTCATGCCACAGGCCAACCAGATTTTTGACCGTTTAACCGGCCTTCAACTCCTGGTGTACTCGGGGATGCTGCGTGGCATGAAGCGGGCGGAGGCTATGGGAAGAGCCAAGGACCTGCTCTCGGCCTTTGACCTGATGGATGCGGCCGACCGCATGGTGAGCGACTACTCAGCGGGTATGAACAAAAAGATTTGCCTGGCATCTGCCATGATTCACTCACCCCGCCTGCTGGTGCTCGACGAACCGTTTGAGTCGGTAGACCCTGTTTCTTCGGCCAATTTGAAGGATATTCTGGCCGAGTATGTCTCCACGGGCGGCACGGTGATTGTCTCCTCGCATGTGATGGCTCTGGTAGAGAAGATGTGTACGCATGTGGCTGTTATCAACGCTGGACAAGTTCGTGCAGACGGCACTATAGCTCAGGTGGCCAATGGCGAGGATCTTGAGGACCGCTTCTTGGATTTGGTTGGAGGTCGGCACGCTGCTGCCCAAATCAGCTGGCTCAACGGCGGCGGACAAGAGCAAGAGCAAGCGCCAGAGAGCCAGATGCCTGCGGCTTCCTCAACCCCGTCGGCTCAAGCCTATCCGCAGCCCACTGCACCTGACTTCCCAGTCTCGGGTCAAAGCCCAGAATCGGGTGCGCGATGA